One Devosia lacusdianchii genomic window carries:
- a CDS encoding SDR family oxidoreductase: MSSAFDLAGKRALVTGSSRGLGFAMAQALAEAGAAVILNARDNVALGAAAQTLAATGATVKAIAFDVTSRDSVNDAVTYIEDEIGPIDILVNNAGMQFRSSLEAFPPEKFDQVVTTNLTSVFNVSQPVARHMIARGAGKIINICSLMSELARPSIAPYAATKAAVANLTRGMAVDWARHGLNINGIAPGYFATELNEALFKDDKFNAWIESRTPMGRWGQPSELGGAAVFLASEASRFVNGHILYVDGAFTATV, from the coding sequence ATGTCCTCTGCTTTCGACCTCGCCGGCAAGCGTGCCTTGGTCACAGGCTCCAGCCGTGGCCTCGGCTTCGCCATGGCCCAGGCGCTGGCCGAGGCCGGTGCGGCCGTCATTCTCAACGCCCGCGACAACGTCGCGCTGGGCGCAGCCGCGCAGACGCTTGCGGCCACCGGCGCCACGGTCAAGGCCATCGCCTTCGACGTGACCAGCCGTGATAGCGTCAACGACGCAGTGACCTATATCGAGGATGAAATCGGACCGATCGATATTCTGGTCAATAATGCAGGCATGCAGTTTCGCTCGAGCCTCGAGGCATTTCCCCCCGAGAAGTTCGACCAGGTCGTCACCACCAACCTGACCTCGGTTTTCAATGTCAGCCAGCCCGTCGCCCGGCACATGATTGCGCGCGGTGCCGGCAAGATCATCAATATCTGCTCGTTGATGTCCGAACTCGCTCGCCCTTCGATCGCGCCATACGCGGCGACCAAGGCCGCCGTCGCCAACCTCACCCGCGGCATGGCCGTCGATTGGGCCCGTCACGGGCTCAACATCAACGGTATCGCGCCAGGCTACTTCGCCACCGAGCTCAATGAAGCCCTGTTCAAGGACGACAAATTCAACGCCTGGATCGAGAGCCGCACACCGATGGGACGCTGGGGCCAGCCCTCCGAACTCGGCGGCGCTGCCGTGTTCCTGGCGTCAGAGGCATCGCGCTTCGTCAACGGCCACATTCTCTACGTCGATGGCGCGTTCACGGCGACCGTCTGA
- a CDS encoding gluconokinase yields MALIPARIIIAMGVSSSGKSTVGQSIARRLHVPFLDGDGYHPEANVEKMRAGIPLTDDDRWPWLERLAIALHQAAEKKGAAVGACSALRRVYRDYLIEKAGEPILFVYLDGSREVIAARMAKRKHEYMPTSLLDSQFATLEVPDPTVENILPVPVTDSIEKITQTVTKSLDHLKTFKRWQ; encoded by the coding sequence ATGGCCCTCATCCCCGCTCGCATCATCATCGCCATGGGCGTCAGCTCTTCGGGCAAATCCACGGTCGGCCAGTCCATCGCCCGTCGGCTGCATGTGCCGTTTCTCGATGGCGACGGCTACCATCCCGAAGCCAATGTCGAGAAGATGCGTGCCGGCATCCCCCTTACCGACGACGACCGCTGGCCATGGCTGGAACGGCTCGCCATCGCGCTGCATCAAGCCGCCGAGAAGAAGGGGGCGGCTGTCGGCGCTTGCTCGGCACTCCGTCGCGTCTATCGCGATTACCTCATCGAGAAAGCCGGCGAACCCATCCTCTTCGTCTACCTCGACGGTAGTCGCGAGGTCATCGCTGCGCGCATGGCCAAGCGCAAGCACGAGTATATGCCGACCAGCCTCCTCGACAGCCAGTTCGCCACGCTGGAAGTCCCTGACCCCACAGTCGAAAACATCCTGCCCGTGCCTGTCACCGACAGCATCGAGAAAATCACCCAGACGGTGACCAAGTCATTGGATCATCTCAAGACCTTCAAGCGCTGGCAATAG
- a CDS encoding ASCH domain-containing protein, whose amino-acid sequence MLIRVDDLERIQSGAVDTAFRRWTRPTVKAGGTLTTAIGMLAIDAVDTMFAEGLSLADARRAGFDDVAGLMAWLDSGKAGTLYRIRLHYLGEDPRIGLRESADDLEAVEAALAKLDARGAWTERVLRLIESHPGRLAQLLADEMGLEKLKFKGKVRQLKALGLTESLDIGYRLSRRGEALLARRRTIASA is encoded by the coding sequence ATGCTGATCAGGGTTGATGACCTGGAACGGATACAAAGCGGCGCGGTGGACACGGCATTCCGCCGCTGGACGCGCCCAACGGTCAAAGCCGGTGGGACGTTGACCACCGCGATTGGCATGCTGGCTATCGACGCGGTGGATACCATGTTTGCGGAAGGACTGTCCCTAGCCGATGCGCGGCGAGCGGGCTTTGATGATGTGGCTGGTCTCATGGCCTGGTTGGACAGCGGAAAGGCGGGCACGCTGTACCGCATTCGGCTGCATTATCTGGGCGAGGATCCGCGCATCGGCCTTCGCGAGTCGGCCGATGACCTTGAGGCAGTCGAAGCTGCTCTGGCAAAACTCGATGCTCGCGGGGCCTGGACAGAGCGGGTGCTACGTCTGATCGAAAGCCATCCGGGACGGCTGGCGCAACTGCTGGCCGACGAAATGGGGCTCGAAAAGCTCAAGTTCAAAGGCAAGGTGCGGCAGCTCAAGGCACTTGGGCTGACCGAGAGCCTGGACATCGGCTACCGGCTGTCCCGGCGTGGCGAGGCACTGCTGGCGCGGCGGCGGACTATTGCCAGCGCTTGA
- a CDS encoding DMT family transporter, whose product MTKSNPTVALWLATFSLIVMAAMSAAIHEAAKVAPVGQLVFWRSFVALLPIIIYMAVRGQLRASLRTRYPHKHLIRGLLGCAVMFFSFISLAYLSVGLATALSYLAPILSILAAIVFLRERPRALIFVGVALGFGGILLMLYPTLVGAELRDGALIGVAAGIAMAATNALSRVQVKDLTRTDPPASIALSFAVICSIVGLGTVIFGWADLDVRAFALLAGAGLLGGVGHVLMMEAVARAPVSLLAAYEYTGIVWAFLFDIALLGVALNRWAVSGALVVVGAAVLVAYGQGRFSARPVPAE is encoded by the coding sequence ATGACCAAATCCAACCCGACCGTCGCGCTCTGGCTGGCCACGTTCTCCCTGATCGTCATGGCTGCAATGTCGGCGGCCATCCATGAGGCGGCCAAGGTGGCGCCGGTGGGGCAACTGGTCTTCTGGCGCAGCTTTGTGGCGCTGTTGCCGATCATCATCTACATGGCTGTTCGTGGGCAGCTCCGGGCTTCGCTTCGCACCAGGTATCCGCACAAGCATCTGATCCGCGGCTTGCTGGGCTGTGCGGTCATGTTCTTCTCGTTCATCTCGCTGGCCTACCTGTCCGTTGGACTGGCGACCGCCTTGAGCTATCTGGCGCCGATCCTGTCGATTTTGGCGGCCATTGTGTTTCTGCGAGAGCGGCCTAGGGCGCTTATTTTCGTCGGAGTGGCGCTGGGGTTCGGAGGCATACTGCTGATGCTCTATCCGACACTTGTTGGCGCCGAGCTGCGCGACGGTGCTTTGATCGGCGTGGCGGCCGGCATCGCCATGGCGGCCACCAATGCCCTGTCGCGGGTGCAGGTGAAAGACCTCACCCGAACTGACCCTCCGGCCAGCATTGCATTATCCTTCGCGGTGATCTGCAGCATTGTTGGTCTGGGAACGGTGATTTTTGGATGGGCCGACCTCGATGTACGCGCCTTTGCGCTGTTGGCCGGGGCGGGCCTTCTGGGCGGCGTCGGGCATGTGCTGATGATGGAGGCGGTGGCGCGGGCGCCGGTGTCGCTGCTGGCGGCTTACGAGTACACTGGGATCGTCTGGGCCTTCCTGTTCGACATCGCGCTATTGGGTGTGGCGCTCAATCGCTGGGCAGTCAGCGGGGCGCTGGTGGTGGTCGGGGCGGCGGTTCTGGTGGCGTATGGGCAGGGAAGGTTTTCGGCCAGGCCGGTTCCTGCGGAGTAG
- a CDS encoding MerR family transcriptional regulator gives MKTYTVNKLAQLAGISVRALHHYDEIGLLKPAFTGDNRYRYYGDEELLRLQQILIHRELDIPLAEIGAILDAPGFDKIETLQRQRERLDENAKRYARMVKTIDRTIARLKGDRAMKDADLYSGIVSPEKQAEYERWLIDRYGAPMERDIAHSRKRMDKMSKAEIDAAMQELRAVEEGLAEGLRRGVPPQSTSLDPMIERHKDWVGGAWDRECTPEAYAGLADVYEHPDFRKRYEAIEPGFADYLMTAMRSWSKRQAQ, from the coding sequence ATGAAGACCTACACAGTCAATAAATTGGCGCAGCTTGCCGGCATCTCGGTGCGGGCGCTGCATCACTATGACGAAATTGGCCTGCTGAAGCCCGCGTTCACTGGCGACAATCGCTATCGCTATTACGGCGATGAGGAACTGCTGCGTCTGCAGCAAATCCTCATCCATCGGGAGCTCGACATTCCGCTTGCGGAGATCGGAGCCATTCTCGATGCGCCGGGCTTCGACAAGATCGAAACGCTGCAGAGGCAGCGCGAACGGCTGGACGAGAACGCGAAGCGATACGCCAGGATGGTCAAGACGATCGACCGCACGATCGCCAGACTGAAAGGAGATCGCGCCATGAAGGACGCGGATTTGTATTCGGGCATCGTGTCGCCCGAGAAGCAGGCGGAGTACGAGCGGTGGTTGATCGACCGATACGGTGCGCCGATGGAGCGCGATATCGCGCATAGCCGCAAGCGCATGGACAAGATGTCCAAGGCCGAGATCGACGCGGCCATGCAGGAATTGCGCGCGGTGGAGGAGGGCCTGGCCGAAGGGCTGCGGCGCGGTGTGCCGCCGCAATCGACCAGCCTCGACCCGATGATCGAACGGCACAAGGATTGGGTTGGCGGCGCCTGGGACCGCGAGTGTACGCCGGAAGCCTATGCGGGGTTGGCCGATGTCTATGAGCATCCGGACTTCCGGAAGCGCTATGAGGCCATCGAGCCCGGCTTTGCCGACTACCTGATGACAGCCATGCGCTCCTGGTCGAAGCGTCAGGCGCAATAA
- a CDS encoding CYTH domain-containing protein, with protein sequence MGQEIERKFLVVSDDWRALATSSALLRQGYLSSNAKATVRVRSEDDRSAVVTLKGAVSGLSRAEYEYAIPVADARELLEMAKPHVIEKRRYVVPFGGLTWEVDVFEGRHAGLVIAEVELEREDQHVEQPGWLGREVTDDERYYNASLSRATALPDAKSPGAVDPDVA encoded by the coding sequence TTGGGCCAAGAGATTGAGCGCAAGTTCCTTGTGGTGTCGGATGATTGGAGGGCGTTGGCAACGTCGAGCGCCCTGTTGCGACAGGGCTATTTGTCGTCCAATGCCAAAGCGACCGTGCGGGTACGCAGCGAGGATGACCGGTCGGCGGTTGTCACGCTGAAGGGCGCGGTCAGCGGCCTGTCGCGGGCCGAGTACGAATACGCGATTCCCGTGGCCGATGCGCGCGAACTGCTGGAGATGGCGAAGCCGCACGTGATCGAGAAGCGCCGGTATGTCGTGCCGTTTGGCGGACTCACCTGGGAAGTGGATGTGTTCGAAGGGCGGCATGCCGGGCTGGTGATCGCCGAGGTGGAACTGGAGCGCGAAGACCAGCATGTCGAGCAACCCGGCTGGCTGGGGCGCGAAGTGACGGATGACGAGCGCTACTACAATGCTAGCCTCTCGCGCGCGACGGCATTGCCGGATGCGAAGTCACCGGGGGCTGTTGACCCTGACGTGGCGTGA
- a CDS encoding CHAD domain-containing protein, with protein MGFSFNQQGKVVEQVRQIAGEQVSKALEDVSTGGEFGDTVHRLRRRCKKLRGLLRLIEPRFDDFKKENAAFREAADSLAGTRDAAVMLQTFDALVRFDSASDAARQIEQELADAVRAELETGVAAIGKAEQRRLLDRFSELMTPVAERIPNWSIDGAGFGCLGPGLQSTYRLLRVGMAAAVDEQTADAFHEWRKDTKYHWHHVSLLETTAPELLQGYAALLDQLGELLGDHHNLAVLDAALAGMKGRVDGDIGIVRGVAAERQSMLAVRAFGLGRQLAAEKPRALRRRFAQYWHLLPLEK; from the coding sequence GTGGGCTTTTCGTTTAACCAGCAGGGCAAGGTTGTCGAGCAGGTTCGCCAGATTGCCGGGGAACAGGTCAGCAAGGCGCTGGAAGACGTCTCGACGGGTGGCGAGTTCGGCGACACGGTGCATCGGCTGCGCCGACGTTGCAAGAAGCTGCGCGGGCTGTTGCGCCTGATCGAGCCGCGGTTCGATGACTTCAAGAAAGAGAACGCGGCATTTCGCGAGGCGGCCGATAGCTTGGCGGGGACGCGCGATGCCGCAGTGATGCTTCAGACATTCGATGCGCTGGTGCGATTTGACAGCGCTAGCGATGCCGCGAGGCAGATCGAGCAGGAGCTGGCGGATGCCGTACGCGCCGAATTGGAAACCGGGGTGGCGGCGATCGGCAAGGCGGAGCAACGGAGGCTACTCGACCGCTTCAGCGAGCTCATGACGCCAGTCGCTGAGCGCATTCCCAACTGGTCGATCGACGGAGCAGGCTTTGGGTGCCTGGGGCCGGGCCTGCAAAGCACCTATCGGCTGCTGCGGGTGGGCATGGCCGCTGCCGTGGACGAGCAGACGGCGGATGCATTCCACGAATGGCGCAAGGATACCAAGTATCACTGGCATCATGTGAGCCTGCTCGAGACCACGGCGCCCGAATTGCTTCAGGGGTATGCGGCCCTGCTCGACCAGCTCGGGGAACTGCTTGGGGATCATCACAATCTGGCGGTACTCGATGCAGCCCTCGCCGGCATGAAGGGCAGGGTGGATGGCGATATCGGTATCGTGCGTGGCGTAGCGGCCGAGCGGCAGTCTATGCTGGCGGTGCGGGCTTTCGGGCTTGGCCGGCAATTGGCTGCGGAGAAGCCGCGGGCGCTGCGCAGGCGTTTCGCGCAATATTGGCACCTGTTGCCGCTGGAGAAGTAG
- a CDS encoding methylated-DNA--[protein]-cysteine S-methyltransferase — METTTFDTALGEFGIGWTDTGVARLQLPGLEHADLLARINRDGARPGEPPAAIEAVINKIEDYAEGETVDFSDVVLDLAGVPAFHQQAYALLVTIGWGKTTTYGAMARQLGDVTLSRAVGQAMGANPIPLIIPCHRVLASDGKPGGFSAPGGAGSKLRMLALEGVAVGAPAGQMTFGF, encoded by the coding sequence ATGGAAACGACGACCTTCGATACTGCGCTGGGTGAATTCGGCATCGGGTGGACCGACACAGGCGTGGCGCGGCTACAATTGCCGGGGCTCGAGCATGCTGATCTGCTGGCGCGGATCAATCGTGATGGCGCGCGCCCGGGTGAGCCTCCAGCGGCGATCGAGGCGGTCATCAACAAAATCGAGGATTATGCCGAAGGCGAGACGGTGGATTTCTCGGATGTCGTGCTGGATCTGGCGGGCGTGCCCGCGTTTCACCAACAGGCTTATGCGCTGCTGGTGACGATCGGCTGGGGCAAGACCACCACCTATGGCGCGATGGCGCGGCAATTGGGGGATGTGACGCTGTCGCGAGCGGTGGGGCAGGCGATGGGGGCAAATCCGATTCCGCTGATCATTCCGTGTCACCGGGTCCTGGCGAGCGATGGGAAGCCGGGGGGCTTTTCCGCCCCCGGCGGTGCCGGATCGAAGCTCAGAATGCTGGCGCTGGAGGGCGTGGCGGTGGGTGCTCCTGCCGGGCAGATGACTTTCGGGTTCTAG
- a CDS encoding TetR/AcrR family transcriptional regulator, producing MARPRTVTDEAILDAAMALMYREGPDALTFAAVGKMVGLSAATLVQRYPTKAAFLQAAMLRGWDQLDETTAELDRSAPVSPEGAVSLLLAMIPPGLSEAENAMGLAILREDMRDPVLRARGVAWRNVLSAALGRRLTQDVAEQQRLGMMLASQWQGAQLWWGFDQSGPPAEVIGKELRDWCVTVLRR from the coding sequence ATGGCGCGACCGCGGACAGTGACAGACGAGGCCATACTCGATGCGGCAATGGCCCTGATGTATCGCGAAGGGCCGGACGCGCTGACCTTTGCGGCCGTCGGCAAGATGGTGGGCCTGTCGGCGGCCACGCTGGTGCAGCGGTATCCCACCAAGGCGGCATTTTTGCAGGCTGCAATGCTGCGCGGGTGGGATCAACTGGACGAGACGACAGCGGAGCTCGATCGCTCGGCGCCCGTGAGCCCGGAAGGGGCGGTGAGCTTGCTGCTCGCGATGATTCCGCCTGGATTGAGCGAAGCCGAGAATGCCATGGGATTGGCCATTTTGCGGGAGGACATGCGCGATCCGGTGCTGCGCGCCCGCGGCGTGGCTTGGCGAAACGTGCTTTCGGCGGCGCTGGGGCGTCGCCTGACGCAGGACGTGGCCGAGCAGCAAAGGCTTGGCATGATGCTCGCGAGTCAGTGGCAGGGGGCGCAACTCTGGTGGGGGTTCGATCAGAGCGGGCCCCCAGCCGAGGTGATCGGCAAGGAATTGCGGGACTGGTGTGTGACAGTCCTGCGGCGTTAG